Within the Rhizobium favelukesii genome, the region TGCCCGACACTTTCGCGCTTGGCGCGCTAGATCAAAGGACGCGCTGGGTAGCGGTTCGATGTTTGGAGCAATTTCATGGACTACATCAAATTTGGCGGTACCGGGCTGGAAGTGTCGAAAATCTGCCTGGGCTGCATGACCTTCGGTGAGCCTGGCCGCGGCAACCACAGCTGGACGCTCGGCGAGGAAGACAGCCGCGCGCTGATCAGGCAGGCGCTCGACCTCGGCATCAACTTTTTCGACACCGCCAACACCTACTCCGATGGTTCCTCGGAGGAAATTGTCGGGCGGGCGATAAGGGACTTTTCCAAGCGGGACGACATCGTGCTCGCGACCAAAGTCTCCAACCGCATGCGTCCCGGTCCGAACGGCGCCGGCCTCTCGCGCAAGGCGATCTTCGACGAGATCGACAACAGCTTGCGTCGCCTCGGCACCGACTATGTTGACCTCTATCAGATCCACCGTTTCGACTATACGACGCCGATCGAGGAAACGCTGGAAGCGCTGCATGACGTCGTGAAGGCAGGCAAGGCGCGCTATATCGGCGCTTCCTCCATGTATGCCTGGCAGTTCGCCAAGATGCTCTACACCTCGCGCGCCAATGGCTGGACGCCCTTCGTCAGCATGCAGGATCATCTGAACCTGCTCTATCGCGAAGAGGAGCGCGAAATGCTGCCCTTCTGCCAGGATCAGAAGATCGCGGTGATCCCCTGGAGCCCTCTCGCCCGTGGCCGGCTGACGCGCGCCTGGGATGAGAAGACCGTGCGCAGCGAAACGGATGAATTCGGCAAGACGCTCTACAAGCAGGCGGAAGACGCCGACCGCGCCATCATCGGCATCGTGGGCACGCTGGCTGAGAAGCATGGCGTCTCCCGCGCCCAGATCGCCACGGCCTGGATCCTGCAGAAAGGCGCGGTGACGGCGCCGATCATCGGCGCGTCGAAGGCCAATCAGCTGGCAGACGCGGTTGCCGCCTTGTCTGTCAAGCTGACGCCGGAGGATGTTGTGGCCATGGAGGAACCCTACGTTCCCCACCGGGTCGAAGGTTTCAAATAACGAGGTCATTTTTGAGAACACCGGTCGCCTGCGTCGAGCCGGCGACCGGCATTCCGTTCAAGGATATCGCCATGACGACCATTCCATTCGAGGCGCGTCGCTTTCAATCCACGGCCGCCTACTACGCCCGCTATCGCGTTCCCTATCCCGATCGGCTCATCGAGCGGATCGCGGAACAGACGGGCCTTTCCGCCGGCGAGCGCGTGCTCGACCTCGGTTGCGGCCCGGGACAGCTCGGCATTGCCATTGCCCGACTGACCAAGGCCGCGGTGATCGGCCTCGATCCCGAGCCGGAAATGCTGGAGGCCGCTGAGGCCGATGCCGCCGCTGCCGGTGTCGACATCGCCTTCGTCAGAGGCTCGTCCTACGATCTCGATTCGCGCTTCTCGCCGCTCAAGATGTCGGTCATGGGGCGTTCGTTTCACTGGATGGACCGCTCGGCGACGCTGAAAGCTCTCGACGAGATCACCGTCGCCGACGGCTGCGTCGCGTTGTTCGGCGATCGCCATATCTCCTCGACACCGGACTGGCGGCAGGCGGTCAACACGCTGGTCAAACCTTTGCGCCGGAGCGCAATGCCGATCGCGAACGTCGGAAGCGGCCGGATTGGATAGAGCACGAAAGCATCCTGCTTCGCTCCCCCTTCAATGATCTGGAACGAATCTCCGTTGTCCGGGAACGCAGGCTCGGCCTCGACGATATCGTCGGCCGGGCCTTCTCGACCTCGGTGACATCGCCACAGGCGCTCGGCGAAAGGGTTCCGGCCTTTGAGGCCGAACTTCGCGGCACCCTCCTCAAGCTTTCGCCTGAGGGTGTGTTCTCGGAGGTGGTGGAGATCGGCGGCCTGATCGCACGTCGCAGCTAACCGTCAGCCCTCTTCGCGGAAGAAAGCGCATCGCGCGTCGTATAGAGGAAGTTGTCGGAGAGTTCGCGGCTTTCGACGGCGCGCGCCAGGACGACGGCGCCCATCATCGCCGAAAGTGTCGCAAAACCCCGCACGCGCTGCTCTTCAGAAGTCTCGCCGGGAACGATCTCGGACAGAATGTCGACGAGCATTGAAAGCCCATCGTTGAAGGCTTCGCGCACTGCCCCGCGGCTTCGGCTGACTTCCTGGGCAAGCGAAGCAAAGACGCAACTGCCGCCCGGATCATCGACGCTACAACGCGATAAATAGTGATTGAGCAGCGCATCAAGCGGCCGCTCCGGCGCTGAGGCGATGATCGCATTCCAGCGGATTTTCACCTTCTCGATCAAGGCGCGGCTCACTTCCAGCGCGAGCTCTTCCTTAGATTCGAAATGACCGTAGAATCCGCCATGCGTCATCCCGGCCGCCTTCATGATGTCGGCGACGCCGATGCCGTCGAAACCTTTTTCGCGAAACAGCACGCCAGCAACCGTCAGGATCTTCTCGCGATTCTCGGCAAATTTTTCTCGGCTGACCCGCATTCGGTTCTCCGCAATTAGCAGCTTGACAATTTATATGACGTCCATCATCAATACGCAACAATTATGATGAGCATCATCTAAAAGCTTCCGATAGTCTCCGACAACTCAAGACGGAACGGCCCCCATGGTATCGACTGCACTTGCCTCATCGCTGGCGCGACGCAACATCCACTATGGATGGGTGGTCGTCGCAGCAACCTTCCTCACCATGCTGGTGACCGCCGGCGCGATGGGCGCGCCCGGCGTCCTCATCAAGCCGCTTCAGGACGAGTTCGGCTGGGAGACCTCGCAGATATCCTCTGCACTCGCCGTCCGGCTCATTCTGTTCGGCCTGATGGGACCGTTTTCCGCCGCCTTCATGAACTATTTCGGCGTCCGCAAGGTCATCGTCTTCGCCATGGCCCTGATCGGCAGCGGCTTCGTCGGCTCGCTCTTCATGACCCAGCTCTGGCAGCTGCTTCTGCTCTGGGGCGTCGTCGTCGGCTTCGGCACCGGGCTGACGGCAATGGTGCTCGCCGCGACCGTATCCGCCCGCTGGTTCACCAAGCATCGCGGCCTCGTGGTCGGCATGCTGTCGGCGAGCTCGGCGACCGGGCAGTTGGTCTTCTTGCCGCTGATGGCCGAATTGACGGAACGCTACGGCTGGCGCGCCACGGTCTTTCTGGTCTGCGGCATGATCATGTTCGCCGCCCTCATCGTGCTGGCCTTCATGCGCGACCGCCCTTCCGACCTCGACCTGCCGGCCTTCGGCGAAGAACACATTACCCCGCCGCCGCCGGCGCAGTCCGGCCTGCTGGCAATGCTCGCGACCCCGATCACGGTTCTCAAGGAAATCTCCCGCACCTCGACCTTCTGGATCCTGTTCGCCACCTTCTTCATCTGCGGCCTCAGCACCAACGGTCTGATCCAGACGCATTTCGTCACGCTTTGCGGTGACTTCGGCATCATGCCGGTGGCTGCCGCGAGCGTGCTTGCCGTCATGGGCATCTTCGATTTCTTCGGCACGATCGGCTCCGGCTGGCTCTCCGACCGCTTCGACAATCGCTGGCTGCTCTTCTGGTACTATGGTCTGCGTGGCCTCTCGCTGCTGTTCCTGCCCTTCAGCGACTTCAGCTTCTACGGCCTGTCGATCTTCGCCGTATTCTATGGCCTCGACTGGATCGCCACCGTGCCGCCAACCGTCAAGATCGCCGCCGACCGCTTCGGACGCGAAAAGGCCGGCATCGTCTTCGGCTGGGTCTTCGCCGGCCATCAGCTGGGAGCGGCAACCGCCGCCTATGGCGCCGGCTGGTCGCGCACGGAACTGCAGAGCTATCTGCCTGCCTTCTTCATCGCCGGCGCCTTCTGCCTGCTCGCCTCGATCCTCGCGATCACGCTGAAGAAGTCGGGCCTCCATCAGCCCGCCGCCGCTGGCGCGCACTGACGCCGTTTCCGTCCGCAGCTCGCAGGCCGGAAACTCCAACAAATCAAGCCGAGAACTTCGCCCGCCGTCTTGCGCGCGCGGGCGAACGCATGCTAGACAGCCGCCTCGTCGGTATCCGTTGCCCCATTGGCGGAATTGGTAGACGCGCTCGACTCAAAATCGAGTTTCGAAAGAAGTGCTGGTTCGACCCCGGCATGGGGCACCACCGACAACAATCCCTGATCTGATCGCGTTTCACTCCTTCGGCCGGAGCACCGCGTCACATGGCGCCCTCAGTGGAAACTCGCAGCGAAAACGACGCCCAGGAAAACGAAGATCAGCGCCCCGACGAGCACGGTAAGCTTCCCGATTGCGCCGGGGACGTGAACACCTGCCGCATCGACCTTGAACGCCAGATAGAGCGGGAAAGCCACGAAGAAGATCGAGATCCACTTCGGACGCATCAACGTGGCATCGACGGCGAGCATGATCACGAAGACCAGAATCATGCTGATGACAAGCATTCGGCCGATCACGCGTGTCCATTCGCTGGTCGCGGCGAAGATCGTGCGGATATGACCACGATAGACGACGGCAAAGACAGCGAGCGTTAATGCGGAGCATTTGACAATCGATGCCAGCAACTGCCAGGCAGCCCTCAGTTGGCTGGGAGCCTCGTTGCTCGTTGCAGCCCGCATCTTCGTCAGCGTGTCGCCAGTTGCCGTATCGAGATGGGAAACGACCCAATAGACATGCGGACCAGCAACGACGAGACCAACCGCAATGGTCACCGCCAGCCGCCAGGTGAGAACCAATCGCCGCAGTCCAGGTTCGAGCAGGAGCGCAATAACCGTCGCGACGGGAATGATCGCAAAATTGTACTTTGCAAGGAATCCCATGCCGGCAGCCGCACCGAGAAGCGCGTAGTTGCCGACCGATGGCCGTTCCGCCATCCGCGCCAGCACGTACAGGAAGAATGCAACGGCGGCGAAGGCGCCAACGCTATGGGTCAAATCCCGCTGGGAGAGCAGAAAGATCGCGGGCAGGCTGAGCAGGCCGAGGACGGAGATCCAAGCAGTGTCGCGCCCCCTCGCCACTTTGCGGGCCGCCAAACCGAGAAAGATGCAACTCACCAGCAGCGTGGCATTTTTCAGGAAGGCGAGTGTGTCGACCGACACGCCGAAGACCTTGCCAAAACAGTAGA harbors:
- a CDS encoding ArnT family glycosyltransferase — its product is MATYFTASFILRLLRGGDLASDEAQQVAFSHALQLGYGDQPPLYNWLFYCFGKVFGVSVDTLAFLKNATLLVSCIFLGLAARKVARGRDTAWISVLGLLSLPAIFLLSQRDLTHSVGAFAAVAFFLYVLARMAERPSVGNYALLGAAAGMGFLAKYNFAIIPVATVIALLLEPGLRRLVLTWRLAVTIAVGLVVAGPHVYWVVSHLDTATGDTLTKMRAATSNEAPSQLRAAWQLLASIVKCSALTLAVFAVVYRGHIRTIFAATSEWTRVIGRMLVISMILVFVIMLAVDATLMRPKWISIFFVAFPLYLAFKVDAAGVHVPGAIGKLTVLVGALIFVFLGVVFAASFH
- a CDS encoding TetR/AcrR family transcriptional regulator — protein: MRVSREKFAENREKILTVAGVLFREKGFDGIGVADIMKAAGMTHGGFYGHFESKEELALEVSRALIEKVKIRWNAIIASAPERPLDALLNHYLSRCSVDDPGGSCVFASLAQEVSRSRGAVREAFNDGLSMLVDILSEIVPGETSEEQRVRGFATLSAMMGAVVLARAVESRELSDNFLYTTRDALSSAKRADG
- a CDS encoding MFS transporter produces the protein MVSTALASSLARRNIHYGWVVVAATFLTMLVTAGAMGAPGVLIKPLQDEFGWETSQISSALAVRLILFGLMGPFSAAFMNYFGVRKVIVFAMALIGSGFVGSLFMTQLWQLLLLWGVVVGFGTGLTAMVLAATVSARWFTKHRGLVVGMLSASSATGQLVFLPLMAELTERYGWRATVFLVCGMIMFAALIVLAFMRDRPSDLDLPAFGEEHITPPPPAQSGLLAMLATPITVLKEISRTSTFWILFATFFICGLSTNGLIQTHFVTLCGDFGIMPVAAASVLAVMGIFDFFGTIGSGWLSDRFDNRWLLFWYYGLRGLSLLFLPFSDFSFYGLSIFAVFYGLDWIATVPPTVKIAADRFGREKAGIVFGWVFAGHQLGAATAAYGAGWSRTELQSYLPAFFIAGAFCLLASILAITLKKSGLHQPAAAGAH
- a CDS encoding aldo/keto reductase, coding for MDYIKFGGTGLEVSKICLGCMTFGEPGRGNHSWTLGEEDSRALIRQALDLGINFFDTANTYSDGSSEEIVGRAIRDFSKRDDIVLATKVSNRMRPGPNGAGLSRKAIFDEIDNSLRRLGTDYVDLYQIHRFDYTTPIEETLEALHDVVKAGKARYIGASSMYAWQFAKMLYTSRANGWTPFVSMQDHLNLLYREEEREMLPFCQDQKIAVIPWSPLARGRLTRAWDEKTVRSETDEFGKTLYKQAEDADRAIIGIVGTLAEKHGVSRAQIATAWILQKGAVTAPIIGASKANQLADAVAALSVKLTPEDVVAMEEPYVPHRVEGFK